Part of the Deinococcus arcticus genome is shown below.
GCGCACGAACTGGCGCGACGAGGACGCCGCCTACCAGGAACTGCGCACCCTGGGCGACTGGGACGCCATTATTGCCGCTCCCACCGAGCAGGTGGCCCACGCCATTCGCCGCAGCAACTACCCCGAGAGCAAGGCGCCGCGCATTCAGCAGACCCTGGTGGCCATCCGCGATTCACCGGGCGGCTACAACCTGGATTTTCTGAGGGAGCTGCCGGTGAAAGACGCCCTGAGCTGGCTGACCGACCTGCCTGGGGTGGGGGTCAAGACCGCCAGTCTGGTGCTGCTGTTCAATTACGCGCGCCCGGTGTTTCCGGTGGACACCCATGTGCACCGCGTCACCACCCGGGTGGGGGCGATTCCCAAGATGGGCGAGCAGGCGGCGCACAGGGCGCTGCTGAAGCTGCTGCCACCGGACCCGCCCTTTCTGTACGAGCTGCACATCAACCTGCTCACGCATGGGCAGCGGGTGTGTTCGTGGCATCACCCGAAATGCAGGGTGTGTGTGCTGCGGGCGCGGTGTGATGCGTTTGCGGTATTTGGGGAACGGGTGCCGAGTTGGAAGGGGTAAGGCGGGGGCGTTTGCTACGGGAGCCCCACCCCCCAGCCCCGGAGGGGCAGGGGGAGCAGACGTTCGCACTGGGCAAGAGTTTTTACTGACGTTGGCGGACTTGCCCTCTCCGGTCATGTGTCCGGCTCCGACGCCATCTTCCGCCCCACCGCAATGGCCCGCGCGCTGCGCGCACGACGGCCTCGTCTGGACCCGGGCGGTAAGGGGGCTCGCGGTCTTGGTGCCAACCAGAAGGTTCTCCTTTTCAAAAGTCCAGAGAAAAAAGCCGAGGGCATGGAAGCCACTCGCCCTCTTCTTTTCCCACAACCGACAACCCACTCCCCACAACCGCCTTACCCCCTTTCCCGCTCGCGCAGCACCAGCTGCACCAGACCCAGCAGCACCAGTTCGCTGTCCCCGGTGTCGTCGGGGCGCAGGGTGTCCACAGTGAAGCGGCGCGAGAACAGGCTGCGTTTCTTGTGCACGCGGTAGCGGGGCTGCCCAGCGGCGTCTGAGACGGTGTAGGTGGGGTTCACCAGATAGTCAAAGCCCATGGCAATCAGGTCACCAATCAGGGGAATCGCTCCAATCAGGCCCTCCAGCACGTTCAGCCAGGGGTGATCATCGCGAATGGTAAAGCGCAGGTCGCCTTCCGGGCCCAGCAGTTCGTATACGGCGCCCCACAGGGTCCGCATGCCCTGGGCCTGCAGCGCGCCCACAGGTGTGCCGTCCACGCGGCGAATCAGGCGCCGGGCCTTCCAGTCCAGGGCGCCGGCCAGAAAGCCCTCGGCGCGGATGCCGTGGGTCTGCTGGGTGCGGGCCTCATCGGCGTACACGCGCACCTCGTCGCGCACGCTGAAGGTCTTTTCCTTGACCACTGCTGCCAGCGCGCCCGAGGCGTCGGTCACCCGCAGTTCGGTCAGCAGACTGAATTTGAAGGTCAGGGTCAGGGGAAACTGAAGGCTCACGCCCCAGGGTACGGGGTCAGGGCCCAGCCGGTTGCCACAGGTCAAAGCGGGTGCCGGGCCGCACCCCGGCCGCCTGGGCCCACAGCGCGGCAGGCTGGGCCTTGCGGGCCTCGGGCTGCACGGTGGCCACGGTCACGGCACCCTCGCCGCAGGCCACGGTCAGGCCGCCTTCATCCACGCGCAGCACCTCGCCGGGCTGGCCCTGGCCGCCTTCCTGGACCCGCAGCCCCCCCAGCTTCAGGCGCGCGCCGCCCAGAAAGGCGGTGGTCTGCGGCCACGCCGCCACGCCCCGGAACCGGTTCACCACGGCTCCGGCGCTGTCGGCCCAGCGCACAAAGCCGTCTTCCTTGACCAGCATGGGCGCGTGGGTGGCCTGTGCGTGGTCCTGCGGGACAGGGGAGAGGCGCCCCAGTTCGGCCAGGGCCTGCACGATCAGGCGCGCGGCCTGGGTGCTCAGGGCGTCCGCCAGTTCTGCGCTCGTCCAGTGCGGGGCGATGGGCAGCGCCTCCTGCAGCAGGACGGGGCCGGTGTCCATGCCCTCGTCGGTCTGCATGATGGTCGTGCCGGTGACGGTCTCGCCGCGAATCAGGGCCCACTGAATGGGTGCCGCGCCCCGGTAGGCGGGCAGCAGGCTGGTGTGGGTGTTCAGAAACCCGAAGCGGGGCACGGCCAGCAGGGAGCCCGGCAGCAGCTTGCCGTAAGCGCAGGTGACCGCCACATCTGCCCCCGAGTCCCGCAGCTGCGTTTCAAAGGCCGCGTTGTTCCGCAGTTTCCGGGGCTGGGCCAGTGGCAGCTCCAGCCCGGCGGCGTGGGCGGCCACCGGGGGCGGGGTGAGCTTCAGGCCCCGGCCCACGGGCTTGTCGGGCTGGGCCACCACCAGCACCACCTCGAACTGGGCGCGGATGGCCTCCAGCACCGGCAGCGCAAAGGCGGGCGAGCCGAAAAAGGCCACGCGGGGCCGGAGGCTCAACGCCCTTCCCCGGCGCTCAGCGGGCCCTGCGCCAGCCGGTTCAGAAACGCCTTGGATTTCTGTTGCAGCGCCAGGAGCTCCTTGCGGTAGTCCTCGGTCACCTCGGCGGGCAGGCGGTCCAGAAACAGCACGCCGTCCAGGTGATCGGTTTCGTGCTGAAACACCCGCGCCAGATAATCGTCGGCCTCCAGCACGCGGGCCACGCCGTCCAGATCGGTGTAGCTCACCTGCACGGCGCGGGCGCGGGCCACGCCTTCCTCGTAGATGCCCGGAATGCTCAGGCAGCCTTCCTGGTACGAGCGGTCCTTTTTCTTGTCGGTGACGCGCAGCACCGGGTTGAGCATCACGTACTCGCGCAGCACCCGGGACTTCAGGGGCTCGTCGCCGCCCTCTTCCTCGTCGTCCTCGTACTCCACGGCCACAAACAGGCGCACCGGCAGGCCAATCTGGGGCGCGGCCAGCCCCACGCCCCGGGCTTCAAACATGGTTTCCAGCATGGTGTCGGCCACCTGCCGCACCGTCTGGGGGGAAAAGCCGGGCACCGTCAGCCGGTCGGTGTGCTGCAGCGGCTTGGCCTTGCGGCGCAGCACCGGGTCGCCGTACAGGCGCAGCGGGTACACGCGGGGGGAAGAAGCGTCAGTCACAATGCTCTGTTTTACCAGACGCCGCCACCGGAAAAAGAGGCCGCAGAGGCCAGACGAGGGGCGCCCAGGGGGCAGGAAACAGTGAAGTGGCCCTCACACCCGCCGGTCCTGGCAGGCCTGCCGGCTGAACTCTGAACTCTCCCCACACGAACCCTGATACGGACGCTCATGGAAGCATGACGGCCTGGCGGCCACCCAGTCCATGCTGACGCTGGATGACCTGATCGCCGCCCCGGTTGCCCCTGCACGCGCTGATCGCCTTTCCTGTCGCCACCGCCGCCGAATGGGCGGGCGCCGAGGCTGGGTTCTGGACCGCTGCTGCGCAGAACCCCGGTCCGGCAAGGCGTGGCTGGGCCGCGTGCGCTTTGAGGCGGAGAACCTGTCTGGCAGGCAGCAGGCTTCGGTGCCGCCGTCCCCCTGGACCCCGACGACCGGAGTAGTTCGGCTCAGCTGCGCGTGGCCGAACAGTTAAGTAGCTCGCTGTTGATCTTTAGATCAACTGAGCGGAGCGAGTCTCGAAAAAAGTATGTTGCACCGGGAGTGGAGACTTTGCGGTGCTCTCCTGCAAAGTCGTAACGTGAGGTGCAACGTACTTAGAGGTGGCTGGGCAGCAGCGGTGGCCAGGCCGGCGCAGG
Proteins encoded:
- a CDS encoding endonuclease III domain-containing protein: MTPEPTLNAARPENERAELLVWMKEQVREAYGEKPLSPRRDPLHELISTILSQRTNWRDEDAAYQELRTLGDWDAIIAAPTEQVAHAIRRSNYPESKAPRIQQTLVAIRDSPGGYNLDFLRELPVKDALSWLTDLPGVGVKTASLVLLFNYARPVFPVDTHVHRVTTRVGAIPKMGEQAAHRALLKLLPPDPPFLYELHINLLTHGQRVCSWHHPKCRVCVLRARCDAFAVFGERVPSWKG
- the fmt gene encoding methionyl-tRNA formyltransferase, giving the protein MSLRPRVAFFGSPAFALPVLEAIRAQFEVVLVVAQPDKPVGRGLKLTPPPVAAHAAGLELPLAQPRKLRNNAAFETQLRDSGADVAVTCAYGKLLPGSLLAVPRFGFLNTHTSLLPAYRGAAPIQWALIRGETVTGTTIMQTDEGMDTGPVLLQEALPIAPHWTSAELADALSTQAARLIVQALAELGRLSPVPQDHAQATHAPMLVKEDGFVRWADSAGAVVNRFRGVAAWPQTTAFLGGARLKLGGLRVQEGGQGQPGEVLRVDEGGLTVACGEGAVTVATVQPEARKAQPAALWAQAAGVRPGTRFDLWQPAGP
- the def gene encoding peptide deformylase, with product MTDASSPRVYPLRLYGDPVLRRKAKPLQHTDRLTVPGFSPQTVRQVADTMLETMFEARGVGLAAPQIGLPVRLFVAVEYEDDEEEGGDEPLKSRVLREYVMLNPVLRVTDKKKDRSYQEGCLSIPGIYEEGVARARAVQVSYTDLDGVARVLEADDYLARVFQHETDHLDGVLFLDRLPAEVTEDYRKELLALQQKSKAFLNRLAQGPLSAGEGR